A stretch of the Streptomyces ortus genome encodes the following:
- a CDS encoding iron-containing alcohol dehydrogenase family protein, whose amino-acid sequence MPVLTRLIPSPVVVDIRPGALDDLSAVLADQRISHSGKLAVAISGGSGAKLRERLTPAMPGADWFEVGGGTLDEAIKLGDAMKKGHYDAVVGLGGGKIIDCAKFAAARIGLPLVAVATNLSHDGLCSPVATLDNDAGRGSYGVPNPIAVVIDLDVIREAPVRFVRSGIGDALSNISAVADWELANREKGEQIDGLAAAMARQAGEAVLRHPGGVGDDAFLQVLAEGLVLTGISMSVAGDSRPASGACHEINHGFDLLFPKRAASHGEQCGLGAAFAMHLRGAREESAYMAEVLRRHGLPVLPEEIGFTPDEFVQVVEFAPSTRPGRYTILEHLDLSTDQIRDAYADYAKAIGS is encoded by the coding sequence GTGCCAGTACTGACGAGGCTCATCCCCTCGCCGGTCGTCGTCGACATCCGTCCGGGTGCCCTGGACGACCTGTCGGCGGTCCTCGCCGACCAGCGCATCTCGCACTCCGGCAAGCTGGCCGTCGCCATCAGCGGCGGCTCGGGCGCCAAGCTGCGCGAGCGGCTGACCCCGGCGATGCCGGGCGCCGACTGGTTCGAGGTCGGCGGCGGCACCCTGGACGAGGCGATCAAGCTCGGCGACGCCATGAAGAAGGGGCACTACGACGCGGTCGTGGGCCTCGGCGGCGGCAAGATCATCGACTGCGCGAAGTTCGCCGCGGCCCGGATCGGCCTCCCGCTGGTCGCCGTCGCGACGAACCTCTCGCACGACGGTCTGTGCTCCCCGGTCGCGACCCTCGACAACGACGCGGGCCGCGGCTCGTACGGTGTGCCGAACCCGATCGCCGTGGTCATCGACCTCGACGTGATCCGTGAGGCCCCCGTCCGCTTCGTGCGCTCCGGCATCGGCGACGCCCTGTCCAACATCTCCGCGGTCGCGGACTGGGAGCTGGCCAACCGCGAGAAGGGCGAGCAGATCGACGGCCTCGCCGCCGCGATGGCCCGCCAGGCCGGCGAGGCCGTGCTGCGGCACCCGGGCGGCGTCGGCGACGACGCCTTCCTCCAGGTGCTGGCCGAGGGCCTGGTCCTCACCGGCATCTCCATGTCGGTCGCGGGCGACTCCCGTCCGGCCTCCGGCGCCTGCCACGAGATCAACCACGGCTTCGACCTGCTCTTCCCCAAGCGCGCCGCCAGCCACGGCGAGCAGTGCGGTCTGGGCGCGGCCTTCGCGATGCACCTGCGCGGAGCCCGCGAGGAGTCGGCGTACATGGCCGAGGTCCTGCGGCGCCACGGGCTGCCCGTGCTCCCGGAGGAGATCGGCTTCACCCCGGACGAGTTCGTCCAGGTCGTGGAGTTCGCGCCGTCGACCAGGCCGGGCCGCTACACGATCCTCGAACACCTCGACCTCTCCACCGACCAGATCAGGGACGCATACGCCGACTATGCAAAAGCCATCGGTAGCTGA
- a CDS encoding glycosyltransferase family 2 protein, with amino-acid sequence MGNRPDELRALLDSVAKQDGDPVEVVVVGNGSPVPDVTGSIPGVRTVELPENLGIPGGRNVGIEAFGPGGTDVDVLLFLDDDGLLARHDTAELCRQAFAADPELGIISFRIADPETGITQRRHVPRLRASDPMRDSRVTTFLGGANAVRTKVLAEVGGLPEEFFYAHEETDLAWRALDAGWMIDYRSDMVLNHPTTAPSRHAVYHRMVARNRVWLARRNLPAPLVPVYLGVWMLLTLARRPSRPALKAWFGGFKEGWTSPCGPRRPMKWRTVWRLTRLGRPPVI; translated from the coding sequence ATGGGCAACCGCCCCGACGAGCTGCGCGCCCTCCTCGACTCGGTCGCCAAGCAGGACGGCGACCCGGTCGAGGTGGTCGTGGTCGGCAACGGCTCGCCCGTCCCGGACGTCACGGGGTCCATACCCGGCGTCCGCACGGTCGAGCTGCCCGAGAACCTCGGCATCCCCGGTGGCCGCAACGTCGGCATCGAGGCGTTCGGTCCCGGCGGCACCGATGTGGACGTCCTGCTCTTCCTGGACGACGACGGCCTCCTGGCCCGCCACGACACCGCCGAGCTGTGCCGGCAGGCGTTCGCGGCCGACCCGGAGCTGGGCATCATCAGCTTCCGCATCGCGGACCCCGAGACCGGCATCACCCAGCGCCGCCACGTGCCCCGGCTGCGCGCCTCCGACCCGATGCGCGACTCCCGCGTCACCACCTTCCTCGGCGGCGCCAACGCCGTCCGTACGAAGGTGCTCGCCGAGGTCGGCGGACTGCCCGAGGAGTTCTTCTACGCCCATGAGGAGACCGACCTCGCCTGGCGGGCCCTCGACGCGGGCTGGATGATCGACTACCGCTCGGACATGGTGCTCAACCACCCCACGACCGCGCCCTCCCGGCACGCGGTCTACCACCGGATGGTCGCCCGCAACCGCGTCTGGCTCGCCCGTCGCAACCTGCCCGCGCCGCTGGTCCCCGTCTATCTCGGCGTGTGGATGCTCCTCACGCTCGCCCGTCGGCCCTCGCGCCCGGCCCTGAAGGCCTGGTTCGGCGGTTTCAAGGAGGGCTGGACCAGTCCGTGCGGCCCCCGGCGCCCCATGAAGTGGCGTACGGTATGGCGCCTGACCCGACTGGGCCGACCACCCGTCATCTGA
- a CDS encoding phosphocholine cytidylyltransferase family protein, producing the protein MIGLVLAAGAGRRLRPYTDTLPKALVPVGPEGDEDSITVLDLTLGNFAEIGLTEVAVIVGYRKEAVYERREALEQKYGVKITLIDNDKAEEWNNAYSLWCGRDAIKHSVILANGDTVHPVSVEKTLLAARGDGKKIILALDTVKSLADEEMKVVVGPEGSMTKITKLMDPAEATGEYIGVTLIEGDAADELADALKTVFETDPQQFYEHGYQELANRGFRIDVAPIGDVKWVEIDNHEDLAKGREIACQY; encoded by the coding sequence ATGATCGGCCTCGTGCTGGCTGCCGGCGCCGGACGGCGTCTGCGCCCCTACACCGACACCCTGCCCAAGGCTCTGGTGCCGGTGGGACCCGAAGGCGACGAGGACAGCATCACCGTGCTCGACCTCACCCTCGGCAACTTCGCCGAGATCGGCCTGACCGAGGTCGCGGTCATCGTCGGTTACCGCAAGGAAGCCGTCTATGAGCGCCGCGAGGCGCTGGAGCAGAAGTACGGCGTCAAGATCACGCTGATCGACAACGACAAGGCCGAGGAGTGGAACAACGCCTACTCCCTGTGGTGCGGCCGTGACGCGATCAAGCACTCGGTGATCCTCGCCAACGGCGACACCGTGCACCCGGTCTCCGTCGAGAAGACCCTGCTCGCCGCCCGCGGCGACGGCAAGAAGATCATCCTCGCCCTCGACACGGTGAAGTCCCTCGCCGACGAGGAGATGAAGGTCGTCGTCGGCCCCGAGGGCTCCATGACGAAGATCACCAAGCTGATGGACCCCGCCGAGGCGACCGGTGAGTACATCGGTGTGACCCTCATCGAGGGCGACGCCGCCGACGAGCTGGCCGACGCCCTCAAGACGGTCTTCGAGACGGACCCGCAGCAGTTCTACGAGCACGGCTACCAGGAGCTCGCGAACCGCGGCTTCCGTATCGACGTGGCCCCCATCGGCGACGTCAAGTGGGTCGAGATCGACAACCACGAGGACCTCGCCAAGGGACGTGAGATCGCGTGCCAGTACTGA
- a CDS encoding CDP-alcohol phosphatidyltransferase family protein, with amino-acid sequence MQKPSVAELRPVVHPPGVKDRRSGEHWGGRLYMREISLRIDRHLVNTKVTPNQLTYVMTVFGVLAAPALLVPGIPGALLGVLMVQLYLLFDCVDGEIARWRKQYSMTGVYVDRVAAYLCDAAVLVGFGLRAADLWGTGRIDWLWAFLGTLAALGAVLIKSETDLVGVARHQTGKAPVQESASEPRSSGMALARRAAGALKFHRLVLGIEASLLILVLAVLDTVRDDLFFSRLGVAVLAGIAMLQTVLHLVSILASSRLK; translated from the coding sequence ATGCAAAAGCCATCGGTAGCTGAGCTGCGCCCGGTCGTGCACCCCCCGGGTGTCAAGGACCGGCGCAGCGGCGAGCACTGGGGAGGCCGGCTCTACATGCGCGAGATCTCGCTGCGCATCGACCGGCACCTGGTGAACACCAAGGTCACGCCCAACCAGCTGACCTACGTGATGACCGTCTTCGGCGTGCTCGCCGCCCCGGCCCTGCTGGTGCCGGGCATCCCGGGCGCCCTGCTCGGCGTACTGATGGTCCAGCTGTATCTGCTGTTCGACTGCGTCGACGGCGAGATCGCCCGCTGGCGCAAGCAGTACTCGATGACCGGGGTGTACGTCGACCGCGTCGCCGCCTACCTGTGCGACGCGGCGGTCCTGGTCGGCTTCGGCCTGCGCGCCGCCGATCTGTGGGGCACCGGGCGGATCGACTGGCTGTGGGCCTTCCTCGGCACGCTCGCCGCCCTGGGCGCCGTCCTGATCAAGTCCGAGACCGACCTCGTCGGGGTCGCCCGCCACCAGACGGGCAAGGCGCCGGTCCAGGAGTCGGCGTCCGAGCCGCGCTCCTCCGGCATGGCGCTGGCCCGCCGGGCCGCGGGCGCGCTCAAGTTCCACCGGCTCGTCCTCGGCATAGAGGCCTCCCTGCTGATCCTGGTCCTCGCGGTCCTGGACACGGTCCGGGACGACCTGTTCTTCTCGCGGCTCGGCGTCGCGGTCCTGGCCGGCATCGCGATGCTGCAGACCGTGCTGCACCTGGTGTCCATCCTCGCTTCGAGCAGGCTGAAGTGA
- a CDS encoding DUF5941 domain-containing protein: MSTAILTGQPVPGSSLENDLRSLGFDVRAALDAADAETLLAAVPADQRVAVVDSRFVGHVHALRLGLTDPRFEAAAIPGAVTAKSGARPALARALRTASSEASNGSVVVGIVADRVAEALDTDLHRPELGELVAEVPRDPQARNEARQSVAAVDDEAIRLRTAVKSRDGFFTTYCVSPYSRYLARWCARRGMTPNQVTTASLITALIAAGCAATGTRPGFVAAGLLLLFSFVLDCTDGQLARYSLQYSTLGAWLDATFDRAKEYAYYAGLALGAARGGDDVWALALAAMVLQTCRHVVDFSFNEANADSTAVGADSSPTAALSGKLDSVGWTVWLRRMIVLPIGERWAMIAVLTALTTPRITFYVLLIGCAFAACYTTAGRVLRSLTRKARRTDRAAQALADLADSGPLAEVLARVMPSAPPVLARLLAVAGAALVLLAAWIDGPGWSVVVCAAVYVLVSADVVARPLKGALDWLLPPLLRAAEYGTVLILAAKADVNGALPAAFGLVAAVAYHHYDTVYRIRGNAGAPPHWLVRAIGGHEGRTLLVTVLAALLAAEDFKVALTALAVAVALVVLFESIRYWVTAHRRGAPAVHDEGEPA; this comes from the coding sequence CTGTCGACCGCCATCCTCACCGGTCAGCCGGTCCCCGGGTCGTCGCTCGAAAACGATCTGCGGTCCCTCGGCTTCGACGTGCGGGCCGCCCTCGACGCGGCCGACGCCGAGACGCTCCTCGCCGCCGTCCCCGCGGACCAGCGGGTGGCCGTCGTCGACTCCCGCTTCGTGGGCCACGTCCACGCGCTGCGGCTCGGTCTGACCGACCCGCGCTTCGAGGCCGCCGCGATCCCCGGCGCCGTCACCGCCAAGTCCGGGGCGCGTCCGGCGCTGGCCCGCGCGCTGCGCACCGCCTCCTCGGAGGCGTCGAACGGCTCCGTGGTGGTCGGCATCGTCGCCGACCGGGTCGCGGAGGCCCTCGACACCGATCTGCACCGCCCCGAACTGGGCGAACTCGTCGCCGAGGTCCCCCGGGACCCGCAGGCCCGCAACGAGGCCCGGCAGTCCGTCGCCGCCGTGGACGACGAGGCGATCCGGCTGCGTACGGCCGTGAAGTCCCGCGACGGCTTCTTCACCACCTACTGCGTCAGCCCGTACTCCCGTTATCTCGCCCGCTGGTGCGCCCGCCGCGGAATGACCCCGAACCAGGTCACCACCGCCTCGCTGATCACCGCGCTGATCGCGGCCGGCTGCGCGGCGACGGGCACCCGGCCCGGCTTCGTCGCCGCCGGCCTGCTCCTCCTCTTCTCCTTCGTGCTCGACTGCACGGACGGCCAGCTCGCCCGGTACTCCCTGCAGTACTCCACGCTCGGCGCCTGGCTCGACGCGACCTTCGACCGCGCCAAGGAGTACGCCTACTACGCGGGCCTCGCCCTCGGCGCGGCCCGCGGCGGTGACGACGTCTGGGCCCTGGCCCTCGCCGCGATGGTCCTGCAGACCTGCCGGCACGTCGTCGACTTCTCCTTCAACGAGGCGAACGCCGACAGCACGGCCGTGGGCGCCGACAGCAGCCCCACCGCGGCTCTTTCGGGCAAGCTCGACAGCGTCGGCTGGACGGTCTGGCTGCGCCGGATGATCGTCCTGCCCATCGGCGAGCGCTGGGCGATGATCGCGGTACTCACCGCGCTCACCACGCCCCGGATCACCTTCTACGTGCTGCTGATCGGCTGCGCCTTCGCCGCGTGCTACACCACCGCGGGCCGGGTGCTGCGCTCCCTGACCCGCAAGGCGCGGCGCACGGACCGCGCGGCGCAGGCGCTGGCGGACCTCGCGGACAGCGGCCCCCTGGCGGAGGTGCTCGCGCGCGTCATGCCCAGCGCCCCTCCCGTCCTGGCGCGCCTCCTCGCCGTGGCCGGCGCCGCACTGGTGCTGCTCGCGGCCTGGATCGACGGACCGGGCTGGTCGGTCGTCGTGTGCGCCGCCGTGTACGTCCTGGTGTCGGCGGACGTCGTCGCCCGCCCCCTCAAGGGCGCCCTCGACTGGCTGCTCCCACCGCTGCTGCGCGCCGCCGAGTACGGCACCGTACTGATCCTCGCGGCGAAAGCCGACGTGAACGGCGCCCTTCCGGCAGCTTTCGGGCTGGTGGCGGCCGTCGCCTACCATCACTACGACACGGTGTACCGCATCCGCGGCAACGCCGGCGCGCCGCCGCACTGGCTGGTGCGGGCGATCGGCGGGCACGAAGGCAGGACGCTGCTGGTCACCGTCCTGGCCGCGCTGCTCGCCGCCGAAGATTTCAAGGTCGCGCTCACGGCACTCGCCGTGGCCGTGGCACTGGTGGTGCTCTTCGAGAGCATCCGCTACTGGGTGACCGCCCACAGGCGCGGCGCACCCGCCGTACACGATGAAGGAGAACCCGCATGA
- the hpnE gene encoding hydroxysqualene dehydroxylase HpnE gives MNDTTQDEGPDAGSPGRPTTAVVVGGGLAGTTAALALADAGVRVTLLEGRPRLGGLAFSFQRGGLTVDNGQHVYLRCCTAYRWFLDRVEGAELAPLQDRLDVPVLDAGAPAGRRLGRIGRTALPVPLHLARGLATYPHLSLAERARVGRAALALKGLDPADPALDAQSFGGWLTAHGQSDRAIEALWDLVGVATLNAVAGDASLGLAAMVFKTGLLSDPGAADIGWARVPLGELHDRLARKALDSAGVRTEVRTRVTSISPHENGRWRVQVPGETLDADTVVLAVPQREAHDLLPEGALDAPGRLLEIGTAPILNIHVVYDRKVLSRPFFAALGSPVQWVFDRTGASGLGEGQYLALSQSAAQDEIDTPVAELRARYLPELRRLLPHTRDAEVRDFFVTRERTATFAPAPGVGRLRPGARTKAPGLYLAGAWTATGWPATMESAVRSGVSAADAALAALGRPRDHLFELFEEAA, from the coding sequence ATGAACGACACCACGCAGGACGAGGGGCCCGACGCCGGCTCCCCGGGCCGCCCCACGACGGCCGTAGTGGTCGGCGGGGGGCTCGCGGGGACGACCGCGGCGCTCGCGCTGGCCGACGCGGGAGTCCGCGTGACGCTGCTCGAAGGCAGGCCCCGGCTGGGCGGGCTCGCCTTCTCCTTCCAGCGCGGCGGACTCACCGTGGACAACGGCCAGCACGTGTATCTGCGCTGCTGCACGGCGTACCGCTGGTTCCTCGACCGCGTCGAAGGAGCGGAACTCGCGCCGCTGCAGGACCGCCTCGACGTGCCCGTCCTCGACGCCGGGGCGCCGGCCGGACGGCGGCTCGGCAGAATCGGCCGAACGGCGCTGCCCGTCCCGCTGCATCTGGCGCGCGGCCTCGCGACCTACCCGCATCTCTCGCTCGCCGAGCGCGCCAGGGTCGGCCGTGCCGCTCTGGCGCTCAAGGGGCTCGACCCCGCCGACCCGGCGCTCGACGCGCAGAGCTTCGGCGGCTGGCTGACCGCGCACGGTCAGTCCGACCGGGCCATCGAGGCACTGTGGGACCTGGTGGGGGTCGCCACCCTCAACGCGGTGGCCGGCGACGCCTCGCTCGGGCTCGCCGCGATGGTGTTCAAGACCGGTCTGCTGTCCGACCCGGGAGCCGCCGACATCGGCTGGGCGCGCGTCCCGCTGGGTGAACTGCACGACCGGCTGGCCCGCAAGGCGCTCGACTCCGCGGGAGTCCGTACCGAGGTCCGTACACGAGTCACCTCCATCTCCCCACACGAGAACGGGCGTTGGCGCGTTCAGGTTCCCGGCGAGACGCTCGACGCCGACACGGTCGTCCTCGCCGTACCGCAGCGCGAGGCCCACGATCTGCTCCCCGAGGGCGCGCTCGACGCCCCCGGGCGGCTGCTGGAGATCGGTACGGCGCCCATCCTCAATATCCACGTCGTGTACGACCGCAAGGTCCTCAGCCGGCCGTTCTTCGCCGCGCTCGGCTCCCCCGTGCAGTGGGTCTTCGACCGGACCGGGGCGTCCGGGCTGGGGGAGGGCCAGTACCTCGCGCTGTCCCAGTCGGCCGCGCAGGACGAGATCGACACACCGGTCGCGGAACTGCGCGCACGCTACCTGCCGGAACTGCGGCGGCTGCTGCCGCACACCAGGGACGCGGAGGTCCGGGACTTCTTCGTGACCAGGGAGCGCACGGCGACGTTCGCCCCGGCCCCCGGCGTCGGACGGCTGCGGCCCGGCGCCCGCACCAAGGCACCCGGCCTGTACCTGGCCGGCGCGTGGACCGCCACCGGGTGGCCCGCGACCATGGAGAGTGCGGTCCGCAGCGGTGTGAGCGCGGCGGACGCGGCGCTGGCCGCACTGGGCCGGCCACGCGACCACCTCTTCGAGCTCTTCGAGGAGGCGGCGTGA
- a CDS encoding DUF6380 family protein, protein MDTPHQNDADTWKPRATLRRGTASLTASAARARLHRHGGAVGEGAR, encoded by the coding sequence ATGGACACTCCGCACCAAAATGATGCAGATACCTGGAAACCGCGCGCAACCCTTCGGCGCGGAACGGCGTCCCTGACTGCATCGGCCGCCCGTGCCCGGCTCCACCGGCACGGCGGGGCCGTGGGGGAAGGTGCACGATGA
- a CDS encoding ABC transporter permease, whose translation MSETTHDGGVAVSAPPSPDEGLSAADLAAKYGLAVSGARPGLVEYVRQLWGRRHFILAFSQAKLTAQYSQAKLGQLWQVATPLLNAAVYFLIFGLILKADRGMEREVYIPFLVTGVFVFTFTQSSVMAGVRAISGNLGLVRALHFPRAALPISFSLQQLQQLLFSMIVLFVVAVGFGSYPQLSWLLIVPILVLQFLFNTGLAMIMARMGAKTPDLAQLMPFVMRTWMYASGVMFSIPVMLEEHPEWIADILQWNPAAIYMDLMRFALVDGYGSENLPPHVWAVAGGWAVLVAVGGFVYFWKAEERYGRG comes from the coding sequence GTGAGTGAGACAACGCATGACGGCGGCGTTGCGGTGAGCGCCCCCCCGTCCCCCGATGAAGGGCTCAGCGCGGCGGACCTCGCCGCCAAGTACGGGCTGGCCGTCAGCGGCGCCCGGCCCGGACTCGTCGAATACGTCCGTCAGCTCTGGGGGCGGCGTCACTTCATCCTCGCCTTCTCGCAGGCGAAGCTCACCGCCCAGTACAGCCAGGCCAAGCTCGGCCAGCTGTGGCAGGTGGCCACACCGCTGCTGAACGCGGCCGTGTACTTCCTGATCTTCGGCCTGATCCTGAAGGCCGACCGCGGCATGGAGCGGGAGGTGTACATCCCGTTCCTGGTGACGGGCGTCTTCGTCTTCACCTTCACCCAGAGCTCGGTGATGGCGGGCGTGCGCGCGATCTCCGGCAACCTCGGACTGGTCCGGGCGCTGCACTTCCCGCGCGCCGCGCTGCCGATCTCGTTCTCGCTGCAGCAGCTCCAGCAGCTGCTCTTCTCGATGATCGTGCTCTTCGTCGTGGCGGTCGGTTTCGGCAGCTATCCCCAGCTGTCCTGGCTGCTGATCGTCCCGATCCTGGTGCTGCAGTTCCTCTTCAACACCGGTCTCGCGATGATCATGGCCAGGATGGGCGCCAAGACCCCGGACCTGGCCCAGCTCATGCCGTTCGTGATGCGTACGTGGATGTACGCGTCCGGTGTCATGTTCTCGATCCCCGTGATGCTCGAAGAGCACCCCGAGTGGATCGCCGACATCCTCCAGTGGAACCCCGCCGCCATCTACATGGACCTGATGCGCTTCGCGCTCGTCGACGGCTACGGCTCCGAGAACCTGCCGCCGCACGTGTGGGCGGTCGCGGGCGGCTGGGCCGTCCTCGTCGCCGTCGGCGGTTTCGTGTACTTCTGGAAGGCTGAGGAGCGTTACGGCCGTGGCTGA
- a CDS encoding ABC transporter ATP-binding protein — protein MAEQTDRTHIPTVIADELHIVYRVNGAKTGKGSATSALSRILRRGEERGVRKVHAVRGVSFKSYRGEAIGLIGSNGSGKSTLLRAIAGLLPAEKGHVYTDGQPSLLGVNAALMNDLTGERNVILGGLAMGMTREQIRERYQDIVDFSGINEKGDFITLPMRTYSSGMAARLRFSIAAAKDHDVLMIDEALATGDRKFQKRSEARIRELRKEAGTVFLVSHNNKSIRDTCDRVLWLERGELRLDGPTDEVLKEYEKFTGK, from the coding sequence GTGGCTGAGCAGACCGACAGGACCCACATCCCGACCGTCATCGCGGACGAGCTGCACATCGTCTACCGGGTCAACGGCGCCAAGACCGGCAAGGGCAGCGCCACCTCCGCCCTCAGCCGCATACTCCGGCGCGGCGAGGAGCGAGGCGTCCGCAAGGTGCACGCCGTCCGCGGTGTCTCCTTCAAGTCCTACCGCGGTGAGGCCATCGGCCTGATCGGATCCAACGGCTCCGGCAAGTCCACCCTGCTGCGGGCCATCGCCGGACTGCTCCCCGCGGAGAAGGGCCACGTCTACACCGACGGCCAGCCCTCGCTCCTCGGCGTCAACGCGGCCCTGATGAACGACCTCACGGGCGAGCGGAACGTCATCCTCGGCGGGCTGGCCATGGGCATGACGCGCGAGCAGATCAGGGAGCGCTACCAGGACATCGTCGACTTCTCGGGCATCAACGAGAAGGGCGACTTCATCACCCTGCCCATGCGCACCTACTCCTCCGGCATGGCCGCCCGGCTGCGCTTCTCCATCGCCGCCGCCAAGGACCACGACGTCCTCATGATCGACGAGGCCCTCGCGACCGGCGACCGCAAGTTCCAGAAGCGCTCCGAGGCCCGGATCCGGGAGCTCCGCAAGGAGGCCGGCACGGTCTTCCTCGTCAGCCACAACAACAAGTCCATCCGTGACACGTGCGACCGCGTCCTGTGGCTGGAGCGCGGCGAGCTGCGCCTGGACGGACCGACCGACGAGGTCCTCAAGGAGTACGAGAAGTTCACGGGCAAGTGA
- the hpnD gene encoding presqualene diphosphate synthase HpnD: protein MIRTVESDPHMSAPVLAAYGYCEAVTGQQARNFAYGIRLLPTPKRRAMSALYAFSRRVDDIGDGALAPEVKAKRLEETRTLLARIRDRSVGEDDTDPVAVALRHTADHFPVPLEGLDELIDGVLMDVRGETYETWDDLKVYCRCVAGAIGRLSLGVFGTEPGARGAERAPEYADTLGLALQLTNILRDVREDAGDGRTYLPADDLAKFGCSAGFDGSRPPEGSDFAGLVHFEVRRARALFAEGYRLLPMLDRRSGACVAAMAGIYRRLLDRIEREPEAVLRGRVSLPGREKAYVAVRGLSGLDARHVSRRTVRRRA, encoded by the coding sequence GTGATCCGGACCGTGGAGTCGGACCCACACATGTCCGCACCGGTACTCGCCGCTTACGGCTACTGCGAGGCGGTCACCGGGCAGCAGGCCCGGAATTTCGCGTACGGCATCCGGCTGCTCCCGACGCCCAAGCGCCGGGCGATGTCGGCGCTCTACGCGTTCTCGCGGCGCGTCGACGACATCGGTGACGGGGCGCTGGCCCCCGAGGTCAAGGCGAAGCGGCTGGAGGAGACCCGGACGCTGCTCGCCCGGATCCGCGACCGCTCGGTGGGCGAGGACGACACCGACCCGGTCGCCGTCGCCCTGCGGCACACCGCGGACCACTTCCCGGTGCCGCTGGAGGGCCTCGACGAACTCATCGACGGCGTCCTCATGGACGTCCGCGGGGAGACGTACGAGACCTGGGACGACCTGAAGGTCTACTGCCGCTGCGTCGCCGGGGCCATCGGCCGGCTCTCGCTCGGCGTCTTCGGCACGGAACCGGGGGCGCGCGGCGCCGAGCGGGCGCCGGAGTACGCGGACACGCTCGGGCTCGCGTTGCAACTGACCAACATCCTCAGGGACGTTCGGGAGGACGCCGGGGACGGGCGGACGTATCTGCCCGCCGACGACCTCGCGAAGTTCGGCTGCTCGGCCGGGTTCGACGGGTCGCGCCCACCGGAGGGCTCCGACTTCGCGGGCCTCGTCCACTTCGAGGTGCGCCGGGCCCGCGCGCTCTTCGCGGAGGGCTACCGGCTGCTGCCCATGCTGGACCGCCGCAGCGGCGCCTGTGTCGCCGCGATGGCCGGCATCTACCGCCGCCTCCTGGACCGCATCGAGCGCGAACCGGAGGCCGTCCTGCGTGGCCGGGTCTCGCTCCCCGGACGCGAGAAGGCGTACGTCGCCGTGCGCGGCCTCTCCGGTCTCGACGCCCGGCATGTCTCGCGCCGGACCGTCAGGAGGCGCGCTTGA
- the hpnC gene encoding squalene synthase HpnC, producing MTPARTARAGDPERGTLDKAADENFPVAPFFLPRAWRADLMAVYGFARLVDDIGDGDLAPGGADARLLGVSPEEAKDRLALLDAFEADLRKVFDSTPGHPLLRRLQPTVRRTGLTPEPFLALIAANRQDQLVQRYETYDDLLAYCELSANPVGRLVLSVTGTSTPERIRLSDAVCTALQIVEHLQDVAEDLGRDRIYLPAEDMKRFHVQEADLATPTAGASARALVAYEAERARNLLNEGTPLVGSVHGRLKLLLAGFVAGGRAAIRAIAAAEYDVLPGPPKPGKIQLLREVGVTLRGEG from the coding sequence ATGACGCCGGCGAGAACGGCACGTGCCGGTGACCCGGAGCGCGGCACCCTAGACAAGGCCGCGGACGAGAACTTCCCCGTGGCACCGTTCTTCCTCCCCAGGGCCTGGCGCGCCGACCTCATGGCCGTCTACGGCTTCGCCCGGCTCGTCGACGACATCGGCGACGGGGACCTGGCCCCCGGCGGCGCCGACGCCCGCCTCCTGGGCGTGTCCCCCGAAGAGGCGAAGGACCGGCTCGCCCTGCTCGACGCCTTCGAGGCGGACCTGCGCAAGGTCTTCGACTCGACCCCGGGCCACCCGCTCCTGCGCCGTCTGCAGCCCACGGTCCGCCGCACCGGCCTGACCCCCGAGCCCTTCCTCGCCCTGATCGCCGCGAACCGCCAGGACCAGCTCGTCCAGCGGTACGAGACCTACGACGACCTCCTCGCCTACTGCGAACTGTCCGCGAACCCGGTCGGCCGGCTCGTCCTGTCCGTCACCGGCACCTCGACCCCCGAGCGGATCCGCCTCTCCGACGCGGTCTGCACGGCCCTGCAGATCGTCGAGCACCTCCAGGACGTCGCCGAGGACCTCGGCCGCGACCGCATCTACCTTCCCGCCGAGGACATGAAGCGCTTTCACGTCCAGGAGGCGGATCTCGCCACGCCCACGGCAGGCGCATCGGCGCGCGCACTGGTTGCATACGAAGCAGAACGCGCCCGGAACCTCCTGAATGAAGGCACCCCCCTCGTGGGTAGCGTCCACGGCAGACTCAAGCTGCTGCTCGCGGGGTTCGTGGCAGGAGGAAGGGCGGCGATCCGGGCGATCGCCGCCGCCGAATACGACGTACTTCCCGGCCCGCCGAAGCCCGGCAAGATCCAGTTGCTGCGCGAGGTGGGAGTGACTCTGCGAGGAGAGGGGTGA